One Anaeromyxobacter diazotrophicus genomic window, CGCTGGCGCGCGACGGCGCGCCGGCGGTGGCGCTCCTGCCGGCGGAGGCCTTCCAGGAGGCCGCCGACCACCTGGTGCCGGACGCCGCCCGCCCGCGCGCCCGGGCGGCGCTGGCCGAGCTGTACCGGCCGCGGCTGCGCGCGCTGGGGCTCGCCCCGGCCGCCGGGGAGGACCCGGAGCGGCGCGCGCTGCGCGCCGCCCTCGCCCGGGTGCTCGTCGCCGGCGCGCGCGATCCGGAGGCCGTCCACGCGCTCGCCGGCCGGGGGGCGGTCTACGCGCGGCCGGGCGAGGGCCGCTTCCGGGCCGACGCGGTGAGCCCGGAGCTCGCGCCGGTGGCGCTGGAGGCGGCGGTGCTGGACGGCGACGTGGCCACCTTCGACGCGCTGGTGCGGCGGCTCCTCGACGGGCTCGGGGGCGACGAGCGCCGACAGGCGCTGGCGGCGGTGGGGGCGGCCCGCGACGCGGCGCTGGCCGAGCGGGTGCTGGCGCTCGCGGCCGAGCCGCGCCTGCCGGCGCCCGAGCGGCTCGCGCTGCTGCGCGACCAGGCGGCCGGCCCGGAGACGCGCGACGGCGCCTGGAAAGTGCTCCAGAGCCGATGGGCCGAGCTGGCGGTGGCGCTGCCGCCGGACGCCGCCGCCGCGCTGCCGCGGGTGGCCGCGTCACTCTGCGACCGCAAGCGGCTCGAGGAGGCGCGCCGCTTCTTCGAGTCGCGCCTGGCGAAGCTGCCCTCGGCGAGCGCGGCCGCCGCGGAGACGCTGGAGCGGATCGAGGGGTGCGTCGCGCTGCGCGAGGTGCAGGGGGCGAGCGCCGCCGCCTACTTCGAGGCGCGGTGACGGCGGCTAGTCGTCGTGGTGACCGTGCCCGTGCCCGTGACCGTGGCCCTCGCCGTGCTCGCGCCGCTCCTCCTTCCACTCGCGGCGTTCCTCCTTGCGGCGCTCCTTCCACTCGCGCCGCTCGGCCTTCGCCTGCTCCTTGTTCCAGTGGCGGTACTGGCCGGGCGGGATGCGCACCAGCGTCGGCGGGACGCGGCGCGGCTCGACGTAGACGAACGAGGCGCGCGGCTGGCGAGCGCGCCACCAGCGGCCGTCGCGGCGGACCCAGTACCAGCCGCCGGTGTAGAAGACCTCCTCGTCGTAGTTCTCCACCACCTGCACGCCGGGCTGGACGACCACCAGCGGCGGCGCCACGGGGAGCCCGAGCTGGATGTTCATGTTCACGCTCGCCTGGGCGCGGGCGGCGAGCGGGGCGAGCGAGAGGACGAGGGCGGTGAGCGCGATGAGCCGTTTCATAGGGCGCGCAGTGTAGATCCGGAGCTGTACCGTGAAAACGGTACGCGGATGTAGGCGGCGGGCGCCGACGGGGCTACCCCGGCGACGGCGCCTGGGGCTTGCGGGCGACGCGGAACAGCATGAGCGCCATGGCGGCGAAGAAGCCGACGCCGAGCAGCTGGAAGCCGTCGGCGCCGAGGATCGCCTCGAGCCGCGGCTGCAGGTTGAGCGTCTTCTGGATGAACGCGTCCACGCCGTCGTTCACCTGCAGGAGCGCCACGATGACGCCGGTGAGGGCGCCGCCCGCGACGAGCCCGGTCGCGAACAGGCTGCCGCCGCCGAGCTCGCCCTCCTGGGCCGGCTCGCCCTTCGCGGCCGCGATGCGGTCGACGAGCCCCTTCACCGCGCCGCCCGCGAAGATGGGGAGGGTGGTGGAGAGCGGCAGGTAGGCGCCGACGGCGAAGTTGAGGGACGACACGCCGCACAGCTCCATCGTCACCGCCAGGAAGGCGCCGACCAGGACGAAGTGCCAGTCGAGGTTGAGCGAGAGCAGCCCCTTGATGAGCGTCGCCATGAGCGTCGCCTGGGGCGCCGGGAACTTGTCGGTGCCGATCATGTGCACGACGCCCTGCCGGGCCAGCTCGCCGGTGGGCATGTCGAGCACCTTCACCGTGACGCCGATGACGATGGCCGAGGCGACCGCGCCCACGAAGAGCGCGATCTGCTGGGAGCGCGGGGTGGCGCCGACGAGGAAGCCGGTCTTGAGGTCCTGGCTGGTCGCGCCGGCGTTGGCGGCCGCGATGCACACCATGCCCCCCACCACCAGCGCCAGCGGCTCGAAGACGCGGCCGGTCCAGCCCACCGAGACGAACACCATGGCGGTCGCCATGAGCGTCGCGATGGTCATCCCGGAGATGGGGTTCGAGGAGGAGCCGATGATGCCGACGATGCGCGAGGAGACCGTGACGAAGATGAAGCCGAAGACGATGACGAGCAGGGCGATGAGGATCTTCTGCAGCACCGAGTGGCCGGGCACCTGCGGCAGCGCGACCAGCAGCACCACCAGGCCCAGGCTGCCCAGGATGACGGTGACGAACGAGAGGTCGCGCTCGGTGCGGGAGACCGACGCCGCGGCGGTCTTGTCGCCCATGGAGCGGATGCCGTCCCGCAAGGACGACCAGATGGTGGGGAAGGTCTTGGTGAGGGTGATGAAGCCGCCCGCCGCCACCGCCCCGGCGCCGATCTGGCGGATGTACGCGTAGTAGACGGCGCGCGGCAGGTTCGCGAAGGTGTGCAGGGCCGGGTCCCAGCCGAAGGCGGAGGGCTGGTAGCCGACCTTGGGCAGCTGGGCGGCGAGCACGTCCCCTGGCACCAGCACCGCCAGCAGCGGGATGAGGCCGAGCCAGGCGAGCACGCCGCCCGCCACCAGCACCCCGGCGATGCGCGGCCCGATGATGTAGCCGACGCCCAGGTACTCGGGCGTGATCTCGCCGTTCACGGTGGCGTTCGGCAGCCAGCGGTTCGCCTGGCGCGTCACGAAGGCCGGCGCCTCCGCCACCACGTGGAAGACCTTCTGCAGGACGGCGTAGACGAGCGCGGTCCCCACGCCCTGGAAGGCGGTGCGCGCGAACTCGCCGCCCCGGTCGCCGGCGATGAGGACCGAGGCGCAGGCGGTACCCTCGGGGTACTGCAGGTTCCCGTGCTCCTTCACGATGAGCGAGCGCCGGAGCGGGATCATCATGAGGACGCCGAGGAGCCCGCCCACCAGCGCCAGCGCGAAGAGGGTGAAGTAGCTGAAGTAGCCGGCGCCCACCGAGCCGCCGGTGGCGGGATCGGCCGAGAGGAACAGGAACCCCGGGAGCGTGAAGACCACCCCGGCCGCGATCGACTCGCCCGCCGAGCCCGCGGTCTGGATGATGTTGTTCTCGAGGATGGTGGTGCGGAGGAGCTTGCGGCCGAGCGAGATGGCGATCACCGCCACCGGGATCGAGGCCGAGACGGTGAGGCCGGCCTTGAGCGCCAGGTACACGGTGGCGGCGCCGAAGAGGATCCCCATGATCGCGCCGGTGAGGACCGCCTTCACCGTCAGCTCGGCCATCCGCGCCTCGGGCGCCACGTAGGGCCGGAAGGCCTTCGCGCCCGTCGCCGCCGCCTGCACCGCCTGCTCGCCCGCTGCCATGGAGACCCCTCCCGGAGGTGGAAACCGGGCGAGAAAACCACGTTTCCGGGGGCGCGTCGATCCCTTGGAAGGCCCGGAACTAGAGCGCTTCCGCCGGGTCGCCGCCGCCCGGCACGAGCGCGCGCACCACCGCCAGGAAGTCCTCCGGCAGCGGCGCCTCGAACGCCAGCGGGGCGCCGGTGGCGGGGTGGGGGAGGAGGAGGCGGCGGGCGTGCAGGAGCACGCGCGGGACGCTCGTCTCGAGCACGCGGCGCGGGCCGCCGTAGCGCGGGTCGCCGAGGAGCGGCGCGCCCAGGTGGGCGAGGTGGACCCGGATCTGGTGGGTGCGCCCGGTCTCCGGGCGGCACTCCACCAGCGCGGCCCCGCTCGGCCCGGCGCGGAGCGTCCGGTAGCGGGTGGCGGCCGGCTCGCCCGCGGCGAGCACCGCGCGGCGGCCGGGGCGCGCCGGGTCGGGGCCGAGCGGCGCCTCGAGGCGGCCGTCGGGCGGCGCCGGCGCGCGCGCGGCCAGGGCGAGGTAGGTCTTCTCCGGCTGCCCGGTGCGGAACGCCTCCGACAGCGCCGCCGCGGCGGCGCGGGTGCGGGCGAGCACGGTCACCCCGGAGGTCTCGCGGTCGAGGCGGTGCACCACCGTCACCGGCGCCCCCACCAGCGACGCGACCAGCTCGGGCAGCGCGCCCCGGTCCGTGGTGAGCGTGGGCTGGGCCGGGACGAAGGGCGGCTTGTCGACCGCCACCAGGTGCTCGTCGGCGTAGAGGAGGCGGGCGCGGTCGAGGGCCGCGACCACCGGCGCGGCGCGCCCCGACTCCTCCAGGTTCACCACCACCGCCTGGCCGGGACGCACGGTACGGCTCGCCACCTTGCAGCGGTGGCCGTCGAGGAACACGCCCCCGGCGTCGAGCACGCGGCGGGCGAGCCCGCGCGAGATGGCGCCCTGCTCGGCGATGAAGCGGTCGAGGCGCGCCCCGGCGTCGGCCGGGGCGACGCGGAGGGTGAGCCGGCGCAACGGAGGGGATCGCTCGGGGAGGGGGGTGCTACGCGGCGGCGGTCGACTTCGCCGGGCAGCTGGCGCACGCGTCGCTCTTCGGCGCGTCGGCCTTCTTCTTCTCGGGCTTCGACGTCTCGCAGGAGGAGCTCGACTGCTTCTTGTAGTCCGTGATGTAGAAGCCCGAGCCCTTGAAGGAGAACGCGCTCGCGCTCATCACCTTCTTCACCGGCTTGCCGCAGTCGTGGCGGGTGAGCGGGGCGTCCGACATCTTCTGCAGGACCTCGAAGCGACCGCACTTCGGACAATCGTATTCGTAGAGAGGCATGGGCTGAAATCTCCGCAAGGGAACTTAGACTTCCCCGGTCGCCTGTCAAGCAGTCGAGGTCTCGGACTGCCAGAAGCACCGGAAATCGCTCGCTGTAACGCCGGGTTGGGGCTCGTTGTTCCTGGTAGGTCTCGGTAGGGAAAGGTGGCGCATGGGCGCGGTGGTCGAGGTGGAGGTCATCCGGGGCGAGCTCGACGCGCTCGCTTCGGCGCTCGCCGAGGAGCGGTTCCGGCACGTGGCAGGCCTGGAGCCGGCCCCGGCGCTCGCCCGGCTCTTCCGGGCCCACGGCCGCGCGGCGCACCGCGAGACCGCGGCGGCGCTGGCGGCGGCGGGCGAGCCGGAGCTCGGGGCGCGGGTGGCGGCGCTCCGCGTCGAGCGGGTCCAGGCGGAGCGCGAGGAGGCGTGGCGCGAGGGGGAGGCGGCAGCGGCGGGGCAGGGGCCGGACGGGCCGCTGCCGCTCGGCGCGGCGCAGCTCGCCCAGACCCGGGAGCGCGACCGGGAGCGGCGGCTCGCCTTCGGGCGCGCCGCGCTGGACGCCGCGGCCCAGCCGGCGCGGGAGGCGGCCGTCGAGGAGCGCGCCCGGGCGCGCGGCGAGGCGGGCCTCGTCCCGGACTGGGAGCGGGTGGTGGAGGCGGACGCGCTCCTCTCCGCCACCGACGACGGCTACCGGGAGGTGCTCGCCTGGGCGGCCCGGCACGAGGCGGACCTCGCCCCGGCGCCGGCGGGCGACCTCGGGCGGGCGGACCTCCTGTTCGTCCTGGCCGCCCGCCGCTACGAGGCGCTCTTCCCGCGCGGCCTGCTGGCGCTCGCCCTGGGGCGGACCGCCGAGCCGCTGCGGCTCCCGCTCGGGCGGGTGCGGGTGGACGACGGGGACCGCCCGGCGCAGTGGCCGGGGGCGCACGCGCTCGGGCCGCGCGTCTCGCTGCGGCGCCAGGGAGGGGCCGCCGACTGGCTCGGGCTGTTCGGCGCGGTGGGGCAGGCGCTCGCCTCGGCCGCCGTCCCGCCGCACCGGCTCCACCCGGCGGCACCCTTCACGTTCGGCGCGCTGCTCTCGGGCCTGCTCCTCGACCGCGGCTTCCTCGCCGCGCGCCTCGACGTCGAGCGGCGCCAGGCGCCCGACGTCGCCCGGGCGCTGGCGCTCCGGGAGCTGTTCCGGCTGCGGGCCGCCGCGGCCGCGCTGCGCGTCGCGACCGAGGTCGAGCGCGGGCTCTCGGGGGCGGCCTGGCGCGAGGCGCACCGGGAGGCGCTCTCGCGGGCGGCGCTCGCGAGCTGGCCGGGCGGGCTCGCCGCGCGGGACGGCGACTCGGACCGGCTCGCCGCCCAGCTGGCCGGGGCCGCGCGCGCCGAGGTGCTGCGGCGCGGGCTCGTCGAGCGGTGCGACGAGGACTGGTGGAAGAACCCGCGCGCGGCCGACGTCCTCGGCGGCTGGCTGGCGGCGGGCGGGGCCTGGGCCGAGGAGGAGCCGAAGCCGCGGCTGGGAGGCGAGGCGCTGGTGAAGCGGCTGGAGTGAGCCGGCCTACTTCCGCCGCAGCGCCCGCACGATCTTCTCCTTCGTGCGGGAGGCGGTCGGGGTGGCGGTGCGCGCCGGGGCGGCGGCGGAGGCGCGGCGCGCCTTCAGCTTCAGGAAGCCCTCGATCTCGTAGGCGAGCAGCTCGATCTCGGCGTCGGTGGCGACCGCGATGCGCTCCAGCCGGGCGGAGAGCGGGAGCGAGGCGCCGAGGCGCATGCGCAGGGCGCGCTCCTCGGTCGCGTCGAGCTCGGGCGCGGCTCCGCGGCGCAGGGCGGACTGCCCCGCCTGCTCCGTCACCACCGCCGTCCGGGTCCGCCTCGTGCCTGACATGTGCACACCTTTCGCCGCGGCTCGCGCCGCCCTCGAGACGGCTCCATGGTAGGCGGCTCCGCCGCACCGTCCAGAATTCGGCTGCAGCGGGCAGGCGGGCGCTCGGGAGGCCCGGCGCTGGCCTGGCGCGCCGCGGAACCCCTCGTTATCCCGGTGCCGCGGCGCGCGTTGCCGCGGAGGGGGCACCTTGGACTACCGGCAAAACCTGGTCGTGGAGGAGGAGCGGGTGGCGGAGCTCATCCGCTCGTCGCGGCGCGTCGCCGTGCTCGGCATCAAGACCGAGGCGCAGGCGGGGCAGCCCGCCTTCTACGTCGCCGAGCACCTCGCCCGGGCCGGGGTCGAGGTGATCCCCGTGCCGGTCTATTACCCCGAGGTGAAGGAGATCCTGGGCCGGCCGGTCCACCGGCGGCTCGCCGACCTCCCACCGCCGGTCGATATCGTGGACGTCTTCCGGCGCCCGGCCGACATCCCGCAGCACCTCCCCGACCTCCTCGCGCTGCGGCCGCGGGCGGTCTGGTTCCAGCTCGGGATCCGGCACGACGAGGCGGCCCGCACCCTGGCCGAGGCGGGGCTCCTCGTCGTGCAGGACCGCTGCCTCATGGTGGACTGGCAGCGGTACGGGGCCGGTCAGCGCTAGCGACCCGTGCCGGTGCCGGTCTGCGGCGCCCCCAGCGGGACGGCCTGGGCCTGCGCCTGCCGGCGCGCGTCCTCCCACGTCTGCTGGGAGGCGGTGGCCTGCGCCTCCTCGTCGCGCGTCTTCTGCAGCGCGGCGTCGAAGTCCTTCTGCGCCTCGCCGACCCGCTGCTGGAACTTGGTCAGGTCGTACTTCGTCGCGGCGGGGATGCCGGCCTGCTGCAGCGCCTGGAGCTTCGCGAGCTCGACCTTCGCCTCGCCGAGCGCCACCTGCTTGTCGGCGGCGGCGACCGCTTGCTTGCGGGCGGCCGACGCCTTGTCGGCGTAGTCGGCGTGCGCCTTGGCGGCGCGCTGCTGGACGTCGGCCTGCTCCTTGAGGCTCCGCGCCAGCTCGAGCTGGCTCGGCTCGCGGCTGTTGTTCGCCATCTTCGACTGCGCGTCCGCGCGCTCGGCGGCGGCCTTCGCGGTCTGCGCGTCCGCTTTCGCCATCTGCGCCTCGCCCTGGCCCTCCTGCAGGCGCAGCTTCGCGCGCGCTTGCTCGTCGTGCGCGCTGGCGAGGAATTGCCGCGCCTGATCCACGGGTCCCATCTGGCCCACCTGCAGCCGGCCGAAGTCGGCGTCCGAGACGGTCGCGCCGCCGTGACCGCCGCCGCTCGTCGCGCACCCGGCGGCCAGCGCCAGGGCGATCCCCCAGGTCAGTCTGTTCATGGTCGTTGCCCCCTCACCCGAAGTTAGGGACTGAGGGAGCGCGGAGCAGGGGGGCGAGAGAGAGCGTGCAGCGGCGGGCGCTCACTCGTCCGGTGGGGCCTCGTCCTGCTCCTCCTCGGCCGCGGCGCCTCCGTCGCGCTGGCGCAGCCCGGCCGCCTCGAGCGCCCGTGCCACGCCCTTCGGCTTGCGCTCGTCGCCGAGGGCCCCCCGCGGCGGCGCGACGGGGGGGACGTCGCCGCCGAGCGAGCGCACGGTCGCCGCCAGGTCGACCTCGGCCCGGAGCTGAGGATCGGACTGCTGGGAGAAGGCGCCGCGCAGCGAGACCGAGAGCGGCAGGCCGCTGGCGGCGTCGAGGAGCAGCTCGCCCGAGAGCGCCGCCGGGACCCGGCCCTCGAGGAAGTCGAGCCGCTTGCGGGTGCCGGGGTCGTACTTGCCGTCCGGGAGCGCCGCCGGCGGCGGGCCAGCCCTGGCGGGCGCGGCGCCGGAGAGCGAGAGCACGTACCGCCGCGCGCGCCGCCCGAGGAAGGTCACCTCGCCCGAGGGATGGGCCACGAGCGCCGCGCCGTACAGGTCGGCGAGGTCGGCCGCCAGCCGGAAGCTCTCGTCGCGGAAGCGGCGCGCGTCGCGGCCGCGGTCGGTCGGCCGCTCGCGGAAGGGCGCCCAGCGGCCCCGCGCGTAGGTCATCCCGCCGGCGTAGACGAGCTGCTTGCCGGTCTCGGAGCCCGGGCCGGCGCCCGGGTCGAGGTCGGCCGAGACGTCGAACTCGCCGGTCGCGAGCTGGCGCACCCGGTGCCGCTCGACGAGGTGCACCGGCGCCGCGCCCGGCCTCGCCACGGTCCAGCTCACCTGCGCCTCCCAGGCGAAGGAGCCCGCCCGCGCCGCGGCGTCCCCGGCCGAGAGGCGGAGCGCCTCGAGCGGCTGGCCGGGGTCGAACGCCTGCGGCCGGCTGGCTTCAGACTCGGCGAGCGCCTGCGCGCGGCTGGCGCGGTCGCCGCCGCGGGAGCAGGCGAGGCAGGCGGCGAGGGCGGCGGCGAGCGCGAGCGGCGGCGGGCGGAGCGGCATGCGGCGGCGAAGGTATGTCATCCCGGGACGGCGTGAAAGCGGGCTGGCGGGCTTCAGCCGCGGCGGACCGGCGCGGCCGCCCAGGCGGCGGTGGCGGGCAGCGCCTTGCCGTCCGCCCACAACATCCGGTCGCACCGCTCGAGCAGCGCGTCGAAGCCCTCGCGACGGGCGGCCGAGACCGCCACCCCGCCCGCCTGGTGCGCCAGCGCGGCGGCCTGGCCGGGGGGCAGCTTGTCGGCCTTGTTGAAGACGAGGAGCCGCGGCTTCGCGTCGAGCTCGAGGTCGCGCAGGATCGACTCCA contains:
- a CDS encoding CoA-binding protein, which codes for MDYRQNLVVEEERVAELIRSSRRVAVLGIKTEAQAGQPAFYVAEHLARAGVEVIPVPVYYPEVKEILGRPVHRRLADLPPPVDIVDVFRRPADIPQHLPDLLALRPRAVWFQLGIRHDEAARTLAEAGLLVVQDRCLMVDWQRYGAGQR
- a CDS encoding FmdB family zinc ribbon protein is translated as MPLYEYDCPKCGRFEVLQKMSDAPLTRHDCGKPVKKVMSASAFSFKGSGFYITDYKKQSSSSCETSKPEKKKADAPKSDACASCPAKSTAAA
- a CDS encoding RluA family pseudouridine synthase, which gives rise to MRRLTLRVAPADAGARLDRFIAEQGAISRGLARRVLDAGGVFLDGHRCKVASRTVRPGQAVVVNLEESGRAAPVVAALDRARLLYADEHLVAVDKPPFVPAQPTLTTDRGALPELVASLVGAPVTVVHRLDRETSGVTVLARTRAAAAALSEAFRTGQPEKTYLALAARAPAPPDGRLEAPLGPDPARPGRRAVLAAGEPAATRYRTLRAGPSGAALVECRPETGRTHQIRVHLAHLGAPLLGDPRYGGPRRVLETSVPRVLLHARRLLLPHPATGAPLAFEAPLPEDFLAVVRALVPGGGDPAEAL
- a CDS encoding OPT family oligopeptide transporter, translating into MAAGEQAVQAAATGAKAFRPYVAPEARMAELTVKAVLTGAIMGILFGAATVYLALKAGLTVSASIPVAVIAISLGRKLLRTTILENNIIQTAGSAGESIAAGVVFTLPGFLFLSADPATGGSVGAGYFSYFTLFALALVGGLLGVLMMIPLRRSLIVKEHGNLQYPEGTACASVLIAGDRGGEFARTAFQGVGTALVYAVLQKVFHVVAEAPAFVTRQANRWLPNATVNGEITPEYLGVGYIIGPRIAGVLVAGGVLAWLGLIPLLAVLVPGDVLAAQLPKVGYQPSAFGWDPALHTFANLPRAVYYAYIRQIGAGAVAAGGFITLTKTFPTIWSSLRDGIRSMGDKTAAASVSRTERDLSFVTVILGSLGLVVLLVALPQVPGHSVLQKILIALLVIVFGFIFVTVSSRIVGIIGSSSNPISGMTIATLMATAMVFVSVGWTGRVFEPLALVVGGMVCIAAANAGATSQDLKTGFLVGATPRSQQIALFVGAVASAIVIGVTVKVLDMPTGELARQGVVHMIGTDKFPAPQATLMATLIKGLLSLNLDWHFVLVGAFLAVTMELCGVSSLNFAVGAYLPLSTTLPIFAGGAVKGLVDRIAAAKGEPAQEGELGGGSLFATGLVAGGALTGVIVALLQVNDGVDAFIQKTLNLQPRLEAILGADGFQLLGVGFFAAMALMLFRVARKPQAPSPG